The genomic stretch tgtgccaccactgcctgacttcaggttttattattaagaccaattagagcAGGTGTAACAAGCTTTCCAAAGGTTTCTTTCTACTCCCTTTATTGCAGTTAATCCTGCTCCATCCCATGCCTTCATCTCcccatttcccctctctccagctccctgtctAAACATTTTCACTAAGAGTCTCTCCTCCTTTATGTTCATACTCTACGACCCTCCCTCCCTAAGGCACCATGCCCCCTCCCGCATGTGTCcgcacgtgcatacacacacacacacacacacacacacacacacacacacacttgttttttttgtttcctcttctacACAGGTACTCCGCTAAATAGAATGCGCCAAAGCTAGGATCGTCAGATGAGAAAGAACTAGTGCAATTTGTCCCTTTTATCCTGGCTTACGCTTGTATAGATCCACTCACTTCTctcataaatttaattttttatattgaaGTAATATTCTATTATAAATATGCACcacatctttattattattgacaACTTTGTGCCATCCCATACATTATAAGTTATCTAATGTTTTTGAAGtagtaaaaatattctttaagaaACATTatttgagttcatatgtgtaacaTGAGTTAGAGCTGTCAGCACATTCTAATTGTTACTGTGTTTACTTTTACTATGGAAAAACATCCATACTCTAAACTAGCATTATATTTTCTAATGATAGCAATAGTACTTTGGTTTTAAAATATGACATCCCCAAGTTTTCTGCATTTCAGGCTCAACAAAGAAAATATGGCTGCTATATCTTCCTGGGTATCCAAGGTATCAGCTTGTCAACCTGATGTGATAACTGAGGACATTCTTGAAACTCAGCCTCTGCTATTAAATTCAGACCAGGCATGTGGGCCTCCAAGTCAAGAAAAACAACCTATACCAAACAGTGAAGTAAAATCAACTCAGCCTTCAAGTCTAGAAAAGCCATGCACACCACCCAATGCACAGAAAACAATGAGATACTCAAATACAGATAAGTCATCCACACCAGGTAGTACAAAAAAGTTGGGCAGGCATGTAGGTTCAAAAAGGTCAAGTAAGTCATCAAGCCCCCAACGATTACATAAGTCATCTCACCAGGATAAGTCACATAAGAAACGCAGCCTTAAAAAATCATATAAGCTCACCCATGCCTGTAAATTAACTAGTCAAGCCAATTCATCCTCTTCAGAGTCACAAACCATACCATCTTGGCTAGCTATTCTGCAAACTTCATCTGTGCTAACCACAGAATCTTGTTCATCAGCCTCACTTAATCAAGTCTTGCTCACCAAACCAACCAGAATAAAGAAGCCAAACCAGTCACGTGTATACCATGATCTAAAAAAGCCAGGGAATAGAGGAAAGGTTATGTTACACAAGTATCCAGCAGCCAAAACTTGCCGACATTATAATGAAAAATGCCTCATTTGTAATACTCCTGAATTTCTTCTCAATGATCTTTGGGAGCCCAAGAAGGAAGAACATGCTGGACTTCTTCAAGTTTCAAGGAAAATGAAGTCCTCTCCCAAGCCATTTTCCGAAACAGATTACTCGTACAGTGAAACAGAGTACTATTCTTATCAAGATGAGAGTAATGATACTATGAAAACATATGATACTGAAGACAGTGATGCAGAGATAGTCATTATTTGTGACACAAGTAATAACGAGGATGACATGACTAGAAGTAACTCAAATTATTAAAGACTTAAAACAATTTAGTCTACATCCAGGATATCCACATGTGATCACCATCAAGAATGGACCTATATATCTTGAAAGTAATTAAATGCATGCCATAACAAATTATTGTTGTATTTATCATTGCATCTCATTGGCAAAAGATTCATTTGGTGTATCTATCATATTTATATGTGGTCACTTAGATGGGAACcattcatgtacataaaaatcttgaaagaaattttaagatAGATATTCTGAACTGCTCTTTCCCCTGAATTAGCTCTCAATGAAGGGACCAATTTGACCTTATTTACATAGCTGTTTTTCAGTGCTGAGGAGTAAACCCAGAGTATCCTGTACGCTACCCAAGTGGTCTACCAATGAACTTTGTTATCACTtggaaatgtattttaatgtatttatttttattattactttattgtacaagtgttttgcctccatatatgcctgtgCACCACTTGTGAGCCTGGTGCCAAGGAAGAGAGATGCCCTTGAagtggaggtacagacagttatgagctgccatgtaaatGCTGAGAATAGAAACTGGATCCCTTGAGAgagctcttatccactgagccatctcttcagcccctgaaaaattattcttaaatttttattttcagagttggggatcaaacacaggacTTTGAATACTAGGCAAATCTTTCACCATAGAACTATACTCCCAGCATCTGAAGTCATTTTACGTTGGGGGTGAGATATGTGGTACTGGCAATGGAATCTAGAaccttgcacatgccaggcaaactTCTGCCACTGAGCAATATccccagctttattttttaatatttatgtggaAAATGCATGGTTTAAGACTGTGTCTTTCTCTATAGGACATAGTACTTGTTGGAAATTGCTCTATACTATGGACTGAATGCTTCTATTTGCCCCAAATTCCTGTGGTTGAGACCTAATGCTGTATAGTATGGTTAGAGAGTTGTTGGATGGTAGTGCAGTCATAAAAATAGTGCACATCATGAGTGGCATTCGTACCTTTATTAGGAGCTGAAGAGGGTACCTCTGCCCTGTGAGACACAGCAAAAAGTTCCCATCCATGAACTATAGAGCTGGCCCTCACTAGACATCTGCTGCTACCTTAAGTTTGTACTTCTCATACTTCAGAACCATGAGGAATAAATTTGCTGCTTACAAGACACTCGGTTTATGTATGGACTCCAAACTGACTAAGATTCTCAATACTTCTTGCTTCTTAATGACTTAGAAAAATTCCTAACAACCAGTTCTAAGAATATCAACTCCTCTAGAGATTGCCACCATGGAGGGCCCAACCTACAGCACACATTCTTGGAACTCAAAGAACTCTAAGTGTTGTAATTAAGTCACAACTAACTTACTGCAAATAGTAATGGCAAGGGGCCCATGGTGCAAACTACACATTGATTATAAATATTACAATGAAAACACATGCTGAGAGGTCCAAAGGAAGGCTAGGACCAAAACAGTAAagttgagggctggagaaatggctcagcattaaAAGTACTGAACTACTTTATCAAAAGACCCAGatttaattcccaacacccacatgactaCTCAACATGgtctttaactccaattccaagggatataactccctcttctggcctttaccAGTTTCTGCACATATGTGACATCCACAAACTCATGCAGGcaagcacatatacatataattttaagtagatcttttaaaagaagaacTGTAAAATTGGGAacactaaaaaaaacaaaagggctTGCATCTGGGTATAAGAACACCAAACAGATGGGAGAAAAGATGGGTTTTTGAGCCAGTGTTAGTAGGACTGCTGGTTCCCCTAAGTCCTATTCCCCAAGGAATGTATGCTAGACACTATTGCCTTTTCACACATTATTGCTTCTGATGCAGCTAATTGTAACAGTAAATCATGGGTGGAAAGTATCCATACATTTCAGGAAAGAAACTCCCAGATTGCTCTGTGAGCAAGTTCTTAAATATTAAATAGCCAAGAACAACTGCAGTTACAACTTGGTAGCTGTGATTAGGGCTATCTCTATGGTAAAGCTATAAGCTGACCACAAAAGTGTGAGAACAAAGAGAGCATGGTATAGTGCATAAGTATCAAGATATCAGAAAAGATGATGACTAGTGGGCAAATGActatctgtagggagacaccttaACCATGCTCctaaggcgtggtcaaggtgaggtcagagtgacTGGGCATGGGCTCTTAAGAACCACGAGCACATGGAATGGTCTCTTCCCCTtcggctgccccttctctctggcctccctgccttgctgcccctgggcacgctctggcttgcgtttggctggtatttatctggaTAAAGGTATCTTTAAACCacgcactgtttatcttaaactttttaaatgtggatgccaatgagcaatctgctgaagac from Cricetulus griseus strain 17A/GY chromosome X, alternate assembly CriGri-PICRH-1.0, whole genome shotgun sequence encodes the following:
- the CUNHXorf66 gene encoding uncharacterized protein CXorf66 homolog; its protein translation is MKVHISVLFLSIWTINCLAPNGNNESSTITTTTTTTTTTTIRGAGMDDFRKRLLGFIVGIMIIAFTFTCFCLLHYNCMIEEVQSPGGLNKENMAAISSWVSKVSACQPDVITEDILETQPLLLNSDQACGPPSQEKQPIPNSEVKSTQPSSLEKPCTPPNAQKTMRYSNTDKSSTPGSTKKLGRHVGSKRSSKSSSPQRLHKSSHQDKSHKKRSLKKSYKLTHACKLTSQANSSSSESQTIPSWLAILQTSSVLTTESCSSASLNQVLLTKPTRIKKPNQSRVYHDLKKPGNRGKVMLHKYPAAKTCRHYNEKCLICNTPEFLLNDLWEPKKEEHAGLLQVSRKMKSSPKPFSETDYSYSETEYYSYQDESNDTMKTYDTEDSDAEIVIICDTSNNEDDMTRSNSNY